The genomic stretch GAAATGGTGGCAGGGAAAATATTTCGATATCGTACAATTTCGTTCTATCTATGAAGGATTTCCCATTGCTTGCCACAAAGAAAACCTATGTCGCTATCTAATTTTTGAAGTAAACGGTTTGCCATCGATTGAGTTAAAATATCGCTATCCGAAAGTGGCAAGCGATCGCGAACTTTTGTACAAACTTCACCGCCAGGAACAAATTTGCCTAGAAGCCGCCGATGGGATTGTCACTCCCAGCCAAGTTACCAAAAATTACTTGCAAAGCCGCCATATTCCTCCAGAAAAAATCCGCGTTATTCCCAATGGCGTAGATTTGGAAACTTTTTCCTACACTTCTCCACCGCCAGCAACCCATACCTTGCGGCTGTTGTATTTTGGAACCCTAGCAGGTTGGCAAGGGGTGAAAGTGGCTGTAGATGCGATCGCTTTAGCAAAAGCAGAAATTCCGGTTTCGTTGCAAATTATTGGCAAATATCGTTCCCGACAGTTGCGAGACTTGCAAAAACGCATCCGCAAACGTAAAATCCAAGAATCGGTCAGTATCTTGCCTTCGGTATCGCAATCGGAATTGGTGGCATGGCTGCATGAAGTGGATGCGACGATGGTTCCTTTAACAGCTTGCGATCGCAATATTACCCAAGGATGCTGTCCTTTAAAAATTTTAGAAGCAATGGCAGCGGGAACGCCAGTGATTGCCAGCAATTTGGCAGTGGTTCGGGAGTTGGGAAGCCACGAGGAAGAATTTCTGTTGGTCAAACCGGGTTCGGCAAAAGATATCAAAGAGGCGATGTTGCGGCTGTATGGGGAAACGGGTTTGCGGGAACGTTTGGCAAGCAATGCCAGAAAGCGGGTAGAAGATACATATACCTGGCAACAGGCAGGAGAGAAACTCGTTGAAGTTTACCGTCAGGTATTGTCTGTATAATTTTGGCGATACATTTTCGCGAAATAGTTTCGCAAATACTCGTGAAGGAAACGATAGCCACCGCCAACTCTTTGCAACAATAGGCGATCGCTAACATATTCCAAAAATTTAGCATAGTTCCAGGGAATATATCCATTCCACCACAAAATCAAGCGTAGAACAAAATGCTGAAAAGTAGGACCACCACTGTGAACGATACCAATCGTTGCCATTATAACGATACTAGTTATTCCTATAGACAGAAGACTTA from Geitlerinema sp. PCC 9228 encodes the following:
- a CDS encoding glycosyltransferase family 4 protein, which encodes MSPLQLAYISFDIVPDRKGSATHIQAFAETLGNTLGTLQLVTVSPTEKTIPPQEIGNNIIQTQLPAVGEHLIQRVQYFRSMLGKWWQGKYFDIVQFRSIYEGFPIACHKENLCRYLIFEVNGLPSIELKYRYPKVASDRELLYKLHRQEQICLEAADGIVTPSQVTKNYLQSRHIPPEKIRVIPNGVDLETFSYTSPPPATHTLRLLYFGTLAGWQGVKVAVDAIALAKAEIPVSLQIIGKYRSRQLRDLQKRIRKRKIQESVSILPSVSQSELVAWLHEVDATMVPLTACDRNITQGCCPLKILEAMAAGTPVIASNLAVVRELGSHEEEFLLVKPGSAKDIKEAMLRLYGETGLRERLASNARKRVEDTYTWQQAGEKLVEVYRQVLSV